The Oncorhynchus kisutch isolate 150728-3 linkage group LG20, Okis_V2, whole genome shotgun sequence genome has a segment encoding these proteins:
- the LOC109865275 gene encoding sphingosine kinase 1-like isoform X1 produces MEPKITESDPPSYRNGITKVLRYGEFTTTGNRKVRYAVSLTERDLTIQKITSTPAGRSKVVFNLRDCVGCRAFSADDNADAGAYFSVYFYPFKRRWMSSGVARQRVEQCFRVALFQDPRANLEEAEKWAGTIRESSVRQQHLRNRVLYSEVHRPCSVMLLVNPHSGKGQALSLFTGHVQRMLNEAGVPHTLVITERQNHARELVREADLSQWGALVIMSGDGLLFEVVNGLMEREDWEEAIQTPLGILPGGSGNALAASIHHYSGAQPVSSEELLISCGFLLCKGLVSRMDLASVHLGSSPSNPTRLFSFLSLAWGFVADVDVESEKYRHVGAARFTMGTLVRLASLRVYKGRLAYLPVDEVDGEEDGQFPVSLEMTSMSPQHQPPSSAFCSSTLLCQPLKDSPCQNTAHLTFHNSRNSNNAFKAKKREPMSANATLTGPPDSLLVPLDQPVPSDWVVVPEEDFVLMLAMYQSHLSKDLYAAPDSTLDDGLIHLIYVRAGISRTALLRLFLAMEKGTHLANNSPHLVYTRVRALRLEPYSSKGVITVDGEVVEYGPVQAQVHGGIARLITRL; encoded by the exons ATGGAACCGAAGATAACCGAATCGGACCCTCCATCATATCGCAACGGAATCACCAAGGTTCTGCGGTACGGGGAATTCACGACCACGGGCAACCGAAAGGTGAGGTACGCGGTGAGTTTAACCGAGAGGGACCTCACCATTCAGAAGATCACGTCAACACCTGCGGGACGGAGCAAGGTGGTTTTCAACTTGAGGGATTGTGTCGGCTGCCGGGCTTTCAGCGCAGATGACAACGCGGACGCGGGAGCGTACTTCTCGGTCTATTTCTACCCTTTTAAAAGACGATGGATGAGCTCTGGGGTGGCCAGGCAACGTGTCGAGCAGTGCTTTCGGGTGGCCCTGTTCCAGGACCCACGCGCCAACCTGGAGGAGGCAGAGAAATGGGCTGGCACCATCCGGGAGAGCTCTGTTCGTCAGCAACATTTGAGAAATC GCGTGCTTTACAGTGAGGTGCACCGTCCCTGCAGCGTCATGCTACTGGTGAACCCCCACAGTGGGAAGGGCCAGGCCCTCAGCCTCTTCACCGGACACGTCCAACGCATGCTTAACGAGGCCGGGGTCCCACACACACTGGTCATCACTG AGCGGCAGAACCATGCCAGGGAGTTGGTGAGAGAGGCTGACCTGTCACAGTGGGGTGCTCTAGTCATCATGTCCGGAGACGGACTGCTGTTTGAG gTTGTGAATggcctgatggagagagaggactgggaggaGGCCATCCAGACCCCACTGGGCATCCTACCAGGGGGCTCCGGTAACGCCCTGGCTGCCTCTATACACCACTACTCTGG GGCCCAGCCGGTGTCAAGCGAGGAGTTGCTGATCAGCTGTGGCTTCCTGCTGTGTAAGGGCCTGGTGTCTCGCATGGACCTGGCCTCTGTCCACCTGGGCTCCAGCCCCTCCAACCCCACGcgcctcttctccttcctctcgctGGCCTGGGGCTTCGTGGCTGACGTGGACGTTGAGAGTGAGAAGTATCGCCACGTGGGCGCCGCCCGCTTCACCATGGGCACATTGGTCAGGTTGGCATCATTGAGGGTGTATAAAGGCCGTCTGGCATACCTGCCGGTTGAcgaggtggatggagaggaggatgggcAATTTCCAGTCTCGTTGGAGATGACAAGCATGTCACCTCAACACCAACCGCCATCGTCTGCATTCtgctcctccaccctcctctgccAACCTTTGAAGGACTCGCCGTGCCAGAACACAGCCCACCTCACCTTCCACAACTCCCGTAACTCAAACAATGCCTTCAAGGCGAAGAAGAGGGAACCCATGTCTGCAAATGCCACCCTAACAGGCCCGCCAGACTCTCTCCTGGTGCCCCTGGACCAGCCGGTGCCCAGCGACTGGGTGGTGGTGCCCGAGGAGGACTTTGTCCTCATGCTGGCCATGTACCAGTCTCACCTGTCAAAGGACCTGTATGCCGCGCCCGACTCTACACTTGATGACGGCCTCATCCACCTGATATACGTCCGAGCAGGCATATCGCGCACGGCCCTGCTCCGGCTCTTCCTGGCCATGGAGAAGGGCACCCACCTGGCCAACAACAGCCCCCATCTGGTGTACACCCGGGTGCGGGCGCTGCGGCTGGAGCCCTACTCGTCAAAAGGGGTGATCACGGTGGATGGGGAGGTGGTGGAGTATGGGCCGGTCCAGGCCCAGGTACATGGTGGGATAGCCAGGCTCATCACTAGATTATAA
- the LOC109865275 gene encoding sphingosine kinase 1-like isoform X2: protein MLLVNPHSGKGQALSLFTGHVQRMLNEAGVPHTLVITERQNHARELVREADLSQWGALVIMSGDGLLFEVVNGLMEREDWEEAIQTPLGILPGGSGNALAASIHHYSGAQPVSSEELLISCGFLLCKGLVSRMDLASVHLGSSPSNPTRLFSFLSLAWGFVADVDVESEKYRHVGAARFTMGTLVRLASLRVYKGRLAYLPVDEVDGEEDGQFPVSLEMTSMSPQHQPPSSAFCSSTLLCQPLKDSPCQNTAHLTFHNSRNSNNAFKAKKREPMSANATLTGPPDSLLVPLDQPVPSDWVVVPEEDFVLMLAMYQSHLSKDLYAAPDSTLDDGLIHLIYVRAGISRTALLRLFLAMEKGTHLANNSPHLVYTRVRALRLEPYSSKGVITVDGEVVEYGPVQAQVHGGIARLITRL from the exons ATGCTACTGGTGAACCCCCACAGTGGGAAGGGCCAGGCCCTCAGCCTCTTCACCGGACACGTCCAACGCATGCTTAACGAGGCCGGGGTCCCACACACACTGGTCATCACTG AGCGGCAGAACCATGCCAGGGAGTTGGTGAGAGAGGCTGACCTGTCACAGTGGGGTGCTCTAGTCATCATGTCCGGAGACGGACTGCTGTTTGAG gTTGTGAATggcctgatggagagagaggactgggaggaGGCCATCCAGACCCCACTGGGCATCCTACCAGGGGGCTCCGGTAACGCCCTGGCTGCCTCTATACACCACTACTCTGG GGCCCAGCCGGTGTCAAGCGAGGAGTTGCTGATCAGCTGTGGCTTCCTGCTGTGTAAGGGCCTGGTGTCTCGCATGGACCTGGCCTCTGTCCACCTGGGCTCCAGCCCCTCCAACCCCACGcgcctcttctccttcctctcgctGGCCTGGGGCTTCGTGGCTGACGTGGACGTTGAGAGTGAGAAGTATCGCCACGTGGGCGCCGCCCGCTTCACCATGGGCACATTGGTCAGGTTGGCATCATTGAGGGTGTATAAAGGCCGTCTGGCATACCTGCCGGTTGAcgaggtggatggagaggaggatgggcAATTTCCAGTCTCGTTGGAGATGACAAGCATGTCACCTCAACACCAACCGCCATCGTCTGCATTCtgctcctccaccctcctctgccAACCTTTGAAGGACTCGCCGTGCCAGAACACAGCCCACCTCACCTTCCACAACTCCCGTAACTCAAACAATGCCTTCAAGGCGAAGAAGAGGGAACCCATGTCTGCAAATGCCACCCTAACAGGCCCGCCAGACTCTCTCCTGGTGCCCCTGGACCAGCCGGTGCCCAGCGACTGGGTGGTGGTGCCCGAGGAGGACTTTGTCCTCATGCTGGCCATGTACCAGTCTCACCTGTCAAAGGACCTGTATGCCGCGCCCGACTCTACACTTGATGACGGCCTCATCCACCTGATATACGTCCGAGCAGGCATATCGCGCACGGCCCTGCTCCGGCTCTTCCTGGCCATGGAGAAGGGCACCCACCTGGCCAACAACAGCCCCCATCTGGTGTACACCCGGGTGCGGGCGCTGCGGCTGGAGCCCTACTCGTCAAAAGGGGTGATCACGGTGGATGGGGAGGTGGTGGAGTATGGGCCGGTCCAGGCCCAGGTACATGGTGGGATAGCCAGGCTCATCACTAGATTATAA